A DNA window from Pseudomonas wuhanensis contains the following coding sequences:
- the queA gene encoding tRNA preQ1(34) S-adenosylmethionine ribosyltransferase-isomerase QueA has translation MRVADFTFELPDSLIARHPLAERRGSRLLTLDGVSGALAHRQFTDLLEHLRPGDLMVFNNTRVIPARLFGQKASGGKLEILVERVLDSHRVLAHVRSSKSPKPGSKILIDGGGEAEMLARHDALFELGFAEEVLPLLDRVGHMPLPPYIDRPDEGSDRERYQTVYAERLGAVAAPTAGLHFDQPLMEAIAAKGIETAFVTLHVGAGTFQPVRVEKIEDHHMHSEWLEVGQDVVDAVAACRARGGRVVAVGTTSVRSLESAARDGVLKPFSGDTDIFIYPGRPFHVVDALVTNFHLPESTLLMLVSAFAGYPETMAAYKAAVDNEYRFFSYGDAMFITRNPAPRGPEDKE, from the coding sequence ATGCGCGTTGCTGACTTTACTTTTGAGCTCCCTGATTCGCTGATTGCTCGCCACCCTTTGGCCGAGCGTCGCGGTAGTCGCCTGTTGACCCTGGACGGGGTCAGCGGCGCCCTGGCACACCGTCAATTCACTGATTTGCTTGAGCATTTGCGCCCGGGCGATTTGATGGTGTTCAACAATACCCGGGTGATTCCGGCGCGGCTGTTTGGCCAGAAGGCTTCCGGCGGCAAGCTGGAGATTCTGGTGGAGCGGGTGCTCGACAGTCATCGCGTGCTGGCGCATGTGCGTTCCAGCAAGTCGCCCAAGCCGGGGTCGAAGATCCTGATCGACGGCGGTGGCGAAGCCGAGATGCTGGCGCGTCACGATGCGTTGTTCGAACTGGGGTTTGCCGAAGAGGTGTTGCCGCTGCTCGACCGTGTCGGGCATATGCCGCTGCCACCTTATATAGACCGCCCGGATGAAGGCTCGGACCGCGAGCGTTATCAGACGGTGTACGCCGAGCGCCTGGGCGCGGTGGCGGCGCCGACGGCGGGGCTGCATTTCGATCAGCCGCTGATGGAGGCGATTGCCGCCAAGGGCATCGAGACTGCGTTCGTGACCTTGCACGTCGGCGCCGGCACCTTCCAGCCGGTGCGCGTGGAGAAGATTGAAGATCACCACATGCACAGTGAGTGGCTGGAAGTCGGTCAGGACGTGGTCGATGCCGTCGCAGCCTGCCGTGCTCGCGGTGGTCGCGTGGTGGCAGTGGGGACCACCAGCGTGCGTTCCCTGGAAAGTGCCGCGCGCGATGGCGTGCTCAAGCCGTTCAGTGGCGATACCGACATCTTTATCTACCCAGGCCGGCCGTTTCATGTGGTCGATGCCCTGGTCACCAATTTCCATTTGCCCGAATCCACGCTGTTGATGCTGGTTTCGGCGTTTGCCGGTTATCCGGAGACCATGGCCGCTTATAAAGCCGCCGTCGACAACGAATACCGCTTTTTCAGCTACGGTGATGCGATGTTTATCACCCGTAATCCCGCACCACGTGGCCCTGAGGACAAAGAATGA
- the tgt gene encoding tRNA guanosine(34) transglycosylase Tgt: MSFELLATDGKARRGRLTFPRGTVETPAFMPVGTYGTVKGMLPRDIVATGAEIILGNTFHLWLRPGTEVIKKHGDLHDFMQWKGPILTDSGGFQVFSLGAMRKIKEEGVTFASPVDGAKVFMGPEESMQVQRDLGSDIVMIFDECTPYPADEDVARVSMELSLRWAQRSKNAHGDNTAALFGIVQGGMHQDLRMRSLEGLDKIGFDGLAIGGLSVGEPKHEMIKVLDYLPGQMPADKPRYLMGVGKPEDLVEGVRRGVDMFDCVMPTRNARNGHLFIDTGVLKIRNAFHRHDDSPLDPTCDCYTCQNFSRAYLHHLDKCGEMLGSMLNTIHNLRHYQVLMAGLREAIQQGTLAAFVDAFYAKRGLPVPPLD; this comes from the coding sequence ATGTCGTTTGAGTTGCTTGCTACTGACGGCAAGGCGCGTCGCGGTCGTTTGACCTTCCCGCGCGGTACCGTCGAGACCCCGGCGTTCATGCCAGTGGGCACGTATGGCACGGTCAAGGGCATGCTGCCGCGGGATATCGTCGCCACCGGCGCAGAAATCATTCTGGGTAACACCTTCCACTTGTGGCTGCGTCCTGGCACCGAAGTGATCAAGAAGCACGGCGACCTGCACGATTTCATGCAGTGGAAAGGCCCGATTCTGACCGACTCCGGCGGTTTTCAGGTGTTCAGCCTGGGCGCCATGCGCAAGATCAAGGAGGAGGGCGTGACCTTCGCTTCTCCTGTCGACGGCGCCAAAGTGTTCATGGGCCCGGAAGAGTCGATGCAGGTCCAGCGTGATCTGGGCTCGGACATCGTGATGATCTTTGACGAATGCACCCCGTACCCGGCCGATGAAGATGTCGCTCGCGTATCGATGGAGCTGTCGTTGCGCTGGGCCCAGCGTTCGAAAAACGCCCATGGCGACAACACGGCGGCGTTGTTCGGCATCGTTCAGGGCGGCATGCACCAGGATTTGCGCATGCGCTCCCTGGAAGGCCTCGACAAGATCGGCTTCGATGGCCTGGCCATCGGCGGTCTGTCGGTGGGCGAGCCCAAGCACGAGATGATCAAGGTACTGGATTACCTGCCGGGCCAGATGCCGGCTGACAAACCTCGTTACCTTATGGGCGTTGGCAAACCGGAAGATCTGGTTGAGGGTGTGCGCCGCGGTGTGGACATGTTCGATTGCGTGATGCCAACCCGTAATGCCCGCAATGGGCATCTGTTCATTGATACAGGCGTGCTGAAGATCCGTAACGCGTTCCATCGCCATGATGATTCGCCGCTGGATCCGACCTGCGATTGCTATACCTGCCAGAACTTCTCCCGTGCTTATCTGCACCATCTGGACAAGTGCGGCGAAATGCTGGGTAGCATGTTGAATACCATCCACAATTTGCGCCATTACCAGGTGCTTATGGCTGGTTTGCGCGAGGCTATTCAACAGGGTACATTGGCCGCCTTTGTCGATGCCTTCTACGCCAAACGCGGATTACCTGTTCCGCCTTTGGACTGA
- a CDS encoding tyrosine-type recombinase/integrase, with protein MKRADIKRRPLADTTLAGLEPESKEYRELDGNGLYFRVKPDGGKSWQLRYKRPAGNWAWMGLGGYPEVSGALARDKAAELRKIVSSGADPLEQKRSAKAAIDAARTRTFRAAAEAWLKAKEEKGLAPSTLNKIRTYLDKDILPALGDKPLDEITRTDCAELQASLEARDAHNVAEKCRTWINQIFGRAIGLGLTENDPGSRLRDIAAQAPKTQQHPHLLEPELAEFLQALKNTPSRLTARTAAWLCIWTASRPGMVRLAEWKEFDLDKAIWTTPAAKMKMRRDFVCPLPKQALAALKELHCLTGRSRWLFPGVGSKNPTISENTINKVFATIGYKGRLVGHGTRHTASTLLREHDWPKEHVEAQLAHKEEGISGIYNKAQYLEHRVKMMQWYADHLDALASEKVINGKFGKAV; from the coding sequence ATGAAGCGCGCAGACATCAAGCGCCGCCCTCTCGCTGACACGACACTTGCGGGATTGGAGCCGGAATCAAAGGAATACCGGGAGCTGGACGGAAACGGCCTCTACTTCAGGGTCAAACCTGATGGTGGTAAATCCTGGCAGCTTCGCTACAAACGTCCGGCGGGCAATTGGGCTTGGATGGGGCTCGGGGGTTACCCGGAAGTAAGTGGGGCGTTGGCACGGGACAAAGCTGCCGAACTACGCAAGATAGTTAGCAGTGGCGCCGACCCTCTTGAACAGAAGCGCTCTGCCAAAGCAGCCATTGATGCTGCCAGGACTCGGACCTTTCGAGCGGCGGCTGAAGCTTGGCTCAAGGCCAAAGAAGAAAAGGGCCTCGCCCCTTCCACTCTTAACAAAATCCGCACTTACCTCGATAAAGACATACTCCCGGCGCTGGGGGATAAGCCCCTCGACGAAATTACCCGTACCGACTGCGCAGAACTCCAGGCATCCCTTGAAGCCCGAGATGCACACAACGTGGCGGAAAAATGCCGCACTTGGATCAATCAGATCTTCGGCCGAGCAATCGGTTTAGGTCTCACCGAAAACGACCCGGGCAGCCGCCTGCGCGATATTGCAGCTCAAGCCCCGAAGACTCAGCAGCATCCACATTTGCTGGAGCCTGAGCTGGCAGAGTTCCTCCAGGCACTCAAAAACACCCCCAGCAGGTTAACGGCCCGGACTGCAGCATGGCTCTGCATTTGGACCGCATCTCGACCGGGCATGGTTCGCTTAGCTGAATGGAAAGAGTTCGACCTTGATAAAGCGATTTGGACGACACCTGCCGCCAAGATGAAGATGCGTAGAGATTTTGTGTGTCCGCTCCCTAAGCAAGCGCTTGCCGCTCTCAAAGAGCTCCATTGCCTAACCGGGCGCAGTAGATGGCTTTTTCCCGGAGTTGGCTCTAAGAATCCAACCATTAGCGAAAACACCATCAACAAAGTCTTCGCGACGATTGGCTACAAAGGTCGCTTGGTCGGCCATGGCACTCGCCATACTGCTAGCACTCTCCTTAGAGAACACGACTGGCCTAAGGAGCATGTCGAAGCGCAGCTGGCTCATAAAGAAGAGGGAATCTCTGGGATTTACAACAAGGCTCAATACCTTGAGCACAGGGTGAAAATGATGCAGTGGTATGCAGATCACCTTGATGCGTTAGCAAGTGAAAAAGTGATCAATGGCAAGTTCGGGAAAGCGGTATGA
- a CDS encoding helix-turn-helix transcriptional regulator, translating into MNTSVTDFSRKTPANSTSLFDAASTLIRMREVEGIVGMKRSTIYKLMQRTECGFPQPVKLSNSNARGAPVAWVLSEVQAWARSRIEARDQVAA; encoded by the coding sequence ATGAACACCTCTGTCACCGATTTTTCCCGCAAAACACCCGCCAACTCCACTTCACTTTTTGATGCCGCTTCGACCTTGATCCGCATGCGCGAGGTGGAGGGCATCGTGGGCATGAAGCGCTCGACCATCTATAAACTGATGCAGCGCACCGAATGCGGCTTCCCGCAGCCCGTCAAACTGAGTAACAGCAATGCCCGTGGCGCTCCTGTTGCCTGGGTTCTTTCTGAGGTTCAAGCGTGGGCACGCAGCCGCATCGAGGCGCGTGATCAGGTGGCCGCATGA